From one Actinopolyspora saharensis genomic stretch:
- a CDS encoding TlpA family protein disulfide reductase — MSPGWPALVVAVAAGLVLGALLRSREGRVNRTRLDRSGGARGRIPRTRAATNGRAATNGTDREDEIGREPAVFDQLPPEIADALRGALRGSGRGAQAGGSAADGPPESEVTLLQLSTTFCAPCRHTRVLLSTLVERTAGLRHVEFDLTHHPEWSKPLRVHTTPTTLALDSAGRELFRVSGVPRRDGLDTALRPHLAR; from the coding sequence ATGTCGCCGGGCTGGCCGGCGCTGGTCGTGGCGGTGGCGGCCGGGCTCGTGCTCGGGGCGCTGCTGCGAAGCCGGGAGGGCAGGGTCAACCGGACCAGGCTCGACCGGAGCGGGGGCGCCCGGGGCCGAATCCCCCGGACCAGGGCCGCCACGAACGGCAGAGCGGCCACGAACGGCACCGACCGCGAAGACGAGATTGGACGGGAACCAGCAGTGTTCGACCAGCTTCCCCCCGAGATAGCCGATGCGCTGCGCGGCGCTCTTCGCGGGTCCGGGCGGGGCGCGCAGGCCGGCGGTTCCGCGGCGGACGGACCTCCCGAGTCGGAGGTGACCCTGCTGCAGCTGTCCACCACCTTCTGCGCCCCCTGCAGGCACACTCGCGTCCTGCTCTCCACGCTGGTCGAGCGGACCGCGGGGTTGCGGCACGTCGAGTTCGACCTCACCCACCATCCGGAGTGGTCGAAGCCGTTGCGGGTGCACACCACGCCGACCACGCTCGCGCTCGACTCGGCGGGGCGCGAGCTCTTCCGGGTGTCCGGGGTTCCGCGCCGGGACGGACTGGACACCGCGCTGCGCCCGCACCTCGCCCGCTGA
- a CDS encoding FABP family protein, translating to MSATPNQPSEQPGPSSSQPQPGSGDAAVRAQAERAEKTRGRNIPEFDDLPGVGDTANLRMGPDLNGACLGLLPLIGVWRGEGEANHPSLEEKYRFLQQVTFAHDGRPFLYYESRAWKLDGEGGNIVEPAFRELGWWRPQPDDSIELLIVHSSGVAEMFFGKPRNQTSWELSTDAVLRTPTAEDVTAASRLYGVVEGSLAYVEERATSEHELQPRLSAKLERIAG from the coding sequence ATGTCTGCCACCCCCAACCAGCCGTCCGAACAGCCCGGCCCGTCCAGCAGTCAGCCGCAGCCCGGCAGCGGTGACGCGGCGGTGCGCGCCCAGGCCGAGCGCGCCGAGAAGACCCGCGGGCGCAACATTCCCGAGTTCGACGACCTCCCCGGTGTCGGGGACACCGCGAACCTGCGCATGGGGCCCGACCTCAACGGCGCCTGCCTCGGGCTGCTTCCGCTGATCGGTGTCTGGCGCGGTGAGGGCGAGGCGAACCACCCCTCGCTGGAGGAGAAGTACCGCTTCCTCCAGCAGGTCACGTTCGCCCACGACGGCAGGCCCTTCCTCTACTACGAGAGCCGTGCCTGGAAGCTGGACGGTGAAGGCGGCAACATCGTGGAGCCCGCCTTCCGCGAGCTCGGCTGGTGGCGGCCCCAGCCGGACGACAGCATCGAGCTGCTGATCGTGCACTCCTCCGGGGTCGCGGAGATGTTCTTCGGCAAGCCCCGCAACCAGACCAGCTGGGAGCTCTCCACCGACGCGGTGCTGCGCACCCCGACGGCCGAGGACGTGACCGCGGCGAGTCGCCTGTACGGGGTCGTCGAGGGCTCGCTGGCCTACGTCGAGGAGCGGGCCACCTCCGAGCACGAGCTCCAACCCCGGCTGTCGGCCAAGCTGGAGCGGATCGCAGGCTGA
- a CDS encoding LmeA family phospholipid-binding protein, which translates to MKRALPGKKLVITLLVLIGLLVAADFGAAAVAENQVSKKMGDKLGLAKDPEVRINGFPFLTQAIRGDFRDVQLRAPGVDMGPVEDVGLQADLHHARVSTFAMLRGNSSRIDVDEVVGRVRLDDSSLGKVLPVNDLHISPAGDSAGPTADSTSTGVRMEGTVDIAGSTNKVAVTGRLVLNDEGGIRIEPRELDLDNSKVGSVDLASRFEQAILRRFTTTLDPGMLPFTVRPTALHVERGALVAEGTARDVTINGDGTVN; encoded by the coding sequence TTGAAACGTGCCTTACCCGGAAAAAAGCTGGTCATAACACTGCTCGTGCTCATCGGCCTGCTGGTTGCCGCCGACTTCGGCGCGGCGGCCGTGGCCGAGAACCAGGTTTCGAAGAAGATGGGCGACAAGCTCGGGCTCGCGAAGGACCCCGAGGTGCGGATCAACGGTTTCCCGTTCCTGACCCAGGCGATCCGCGGCGACTTCAGGGACGTGCAGCTGCGCGCCCCCGGAGTGGACATGGGTCCGGTCGAGGACGTGGGCCTGCAGGCCGATCTGCACCACGCGCGGGTGTCCACCTTCGCGATGCTGCGCGGCAACTCGAGCAGAATCGACGTCGACGAGGTGGTCGGCCGCGTCCGGCTCGACGACTCCTCCCTCGGAAAGGTTCTTCCCGTAAACGACCTCCACATCTCCCCCGCCGGGGACTCCGCGGGGCCCACCGCCGACTCCACCTCCACCGGGGTCCGGATGGAGGGCACGGTGGACATCGCGGGCAGCACCAACAAGGTCGCCGTGACCGGTCGGCTCGTGCTGAACGACGAGGGCGGCATCCGGATCGAGCCACGTGAGCTCGACCTGGACAACAGCAAGGTCGGCTCCGTGGACCTGGCGAGCCGCTTCGAGCAGGCGATCCTGCGCCGGTTCACGACTACACTCGATCCGGGGATGCTGCCCTTCACCGTGCGCCCTACCGCGCTCCACGTCGAGCGGGGAGCGCTCGTGGCCGAGGGAACGGCCCGGGACGTGACCATCAACGGCGACGGAACCGTGAACTGA
- a CDS encoding aerial mycelium formation protein, with amino-acid sequence MIEVRPGGRRRIDRVLSPDYVGDVEQRGLDEVRELRDEAAQEETDLSYLRRMLHARIDIVRAEQRRRDEDGSATVVEELVGILSDNAVGPASGSGRYQTMEPSRAESHRRHVEALVSDVDLSDVMSLSSEKLDATLRAFESEEESVSTRRKQVQTVVDQLNEEIARRYREGVASVDELLAAERDGH; translated from the coding sequence GTGATCGAAGTGCGCCCCGGAGGCCGCCGACGCATCGACCGGGTTCTCTCCCCGGACTACGTCGGCGATGTCGAACAACGCGGTCTGGACGAAGTGCGCGAACTGCGCGACGAAGCAGCACAGGAGGAGACCGACCTGTCCTACCTGCGGAGAATGCTGCACGCGCGGATCGACATCGTCCGGGCCGAGCAACGCAGACGCGACGAGGACGGCTCGGCCACCGTTGTCGAGGAGCTGGTCGGGATCCTCTCGGACAACGCCGTGGGACCGGCCTCCGGCTCCGGTCGGTACCAGACCATGGAGCCCTCCAGGGCGGAGTCGCACCGCAGACACGTGGAGGCCCTGGTCTCCGATGTGGACCTGTCCGACGTGATGTCGCTGTCGAGCGAGAAGCTGGACGCCACCCTGCGCGCCTTCGAGTCCGAGGAGGAGTCGGTCTCCACCCGGCGCAAGCAGGTCCAGACGGTGGTGGACCAGCTGAACGAGGAGATCGCGCGCCGATACCGCGAAGGGGTCGCCTCGGTGGACGAATTACTGGCAGCGGAAAGGGACGGACATTGA
- a CDS encoding winged helix-turn-helix transcriptional regulator, translating to MSSELLLLTNESDCDSVLPALSLLPHRVRIVPPNSSAMVTTTGYELVLVDARDNLAAARNLCRMLSSGDEGVPVLAVVNEGGLVVVNAEWGVDDVLLPTTGPAEVDARIRLRTAQRGGSSTAGGPVTVGDLVIEEETYTARLKGRALELTYKEFELLKHLATHAGRVFTRVQLLQEVWGYDFFGGTRTVDVHIRRLRSKLGPEHEAMIGTVRSVGYKFVRPSRTSRDSSGSRRADSAAHDAEQAEFTSRMNGAEAELSAPDERNQARRAEFEYDPAE from the coding sequence ATGAGCTCCGAGCTGCTGCTGCTGACCAACGAGTCCGACTGCGATTCCGTGCTGCCCGCGCTCTCGCTGTTGCCGCACCGGGTGCGGATCGTTCCGCCGAACTCCTCGGCGATGGTGACCACCACCGGTTACGAGCTGGTTCTGGTCGACGCGCGGGACAACCTGGCCGCAGCGCGCAATCTGTGCCGGATGCTTTCCTCCGGTGACGAGGGCGTTCCCGTGCTCGCCGTGGTCAACGAGGGCGGACTCGTCGTGGTCAACGCAGAGTGGGGCGTGGACGACGTGCTGCTGCCCACCACCGGCCCGGCCGAGGTGGACGCGCGGATCAGGCTGCGTACTGCCCAGCGCGGCGGCAGCTCCACGGCGGGCGGACCGGTCACCGTGGGCGACCTCGTCATCGAGGAGGAGACCTACACCGCCAGGTTGAAGGGGCGCGCCCTCGAGCTCACCTACAAGGAGTTCGAGCTGCTCAAACACCTGGCCACCCACGCGGGCAGGGTGTTCACCAGGGTGCAGCTGCTCCAGGAGGTCTGGGGCTACGACTTCTTCGGGGGGACGCGCACGGTCGACGTGCACATCCGTCGGCTGCGGTCCAAGCTGGGCCCCGAGCACGAGGCCATGATCGGCACGGTTCGCAGCGTCGGGTACAAGTTCGTGCGCCCGTCCCGCACGAGCAGGGACTCCAGCGGGTCACGCCGCGCGGACTCGGCCGCGCACGACGCGGAGCAGGCCGAGTTCACCTCCCGGATGAACGGGGCGGAGGCGGAGCTTTCGGCCCCGGACGAGCGAAACCAGGCTCGGCGGGCCGAGTTCGAGTACGACCCGGCCGAGTGA
- a CDS encoding 3-keto-5-aminohexanoate cleavage protein — MTASSAETGGSPAQAGTIITVAATGAHAKADVPTLPVGSEEVAAAAAACERVGASVVDLEPRHDTAVPDVVSAVRGRTDLLVRVAAYARSETLATLLDSGAQVLTCPVDAPEEFVSDLRAGASERGLAVHYEVRELDDLPKLRQLCAGDSLPVHVVLVFGAGMPGDIGTLSAAVEGLPAGAEFTATGLGAAALPVMLGVLAAGGHLRVGMADTLEYSSGVPVRDNAQLVARASGLAKIAQRMPLSVSHVRGLFGLIE, encoded by the coding sequence ATGACAGCGTCGTCAGCCGAGACCGGCGGATCTCCGGCCCAAGCGGGAACGATCATCACGGTGGCCGCCACGGGGGCCCATGCGAAGGCCGACGTTCCCACCCTGCCGGTCGGGAGCGAGGAGGTGGCCGCCGCTGCCGCCGCCTGCGAGCGAGTGGGGGCTTCGGTGGTGGACCTGGAGCCCCGGCACGACACCGCCGTCCCGGACGTGGTCAGCGCTGTCCGCGGTCGGACCGATCTGCTGGTGCGGGTCGCCGCCTACGCGCGTTCGGAAACCCTGGCCACCCTGCTGGATTCGGGGGCCCAGGTGCTCACGTGTCCGGTGGACGCCCCGGAGGAGTTCGTCTCCGACCTGCGTGCCGGGGCGAGTGAGCGGGGACTGGCCGTGCACTACGAGGTGCGGGAGCTGGACGACCTGCCGAAGCTGCGCCAGCTGTGCGCCGGGGACTCGTTGCCCGTGCACGTCGTTCTCGTCTTCGGCGCGGGGATGCCCGGCGACATCGGCACACTCAGCGCGGCCGTCGAGGGGCTCCCGGCCGGAGCGGAGTTCACGGCGACGGGGCTGGGTGCGGCCGCGCTGCCCGTGATGCTGGGTGTGCTGGCCGCGGGCGGACATCTCCGCGTGGGGATGGCCGACACGCTGGAGTACTCCAGCGGAGTTCCGGTACGGGACAACGCTCAGCTGGTCGCTCGGGCGTCCGGCTTGGCCAAGATCGCACAGCGAATGCCGCTTTCGGTATCCCACGTTCGTGGGTTGTTCGGGCTGATCGAGTGA
- a CDS encoding class I SAM-dependent methyltransferase gives MEFGTLRDRALSYREWLLARKQEIDAGFDWYPFDTLANVLHLDGLLSAENRNVFGELAGRRIADIGAADGDLGFFLEAELGCHIDLVDTAAPNYNRLRGARLLAESLGSSAEIHDVDLDSQFSLPAEHYGAVLFLGLLYHLRNPFYVLETLARRSDLCFVSTRIAQLSPDHGTRLAEQPVAYLLHPNEANNDPTNFWIFSEAGLRRLFDRTGWEVLDFTTVGCRTDSDPAAQDRDERAFALLRSRWAQER, from the coding sequence ATGGAGTTCGGCACGCTGCGCGACAGGGCGCTTTCCTACCGGGAGTGGCTGCTGGCGCGCAAGCAGGAGATCGACGCCGGTTTCGACTGGTACCCCTTCGACACGCTGGCCAACGTGCTGCACCTGGACGGGCTGCTCTCCGCGGAGAACAGGAACGTGTTCGGGGAGCTGGCCGGACGCCGGATCGCCGACATCGGCGCGGCCGACGGGGACCTGGGGTTCTTCCTGGAGGCGGAGCTGGGGTGCCACATCGACCTGGTGGACACGGCGGCCCCGAACTACAACCGGCTGCGCGGTGCGCGGCTGCTGGCCGAGAGCCTCGGGTCCTCCGCCGAGATCCACGACGTGGACCTGGACAGCCAGTTCTCCCTGCCCGCGGAGCACTACGGGGCCGTGCTGTTCCTCGGGCTGCTGTACCACCTCAGGAACCCGTTCTACGTGCTGGAGACGCTCGCCCGGCGCAGCGACCTCTGCTTCGTCTCCACGCGGATAGCGCAACTCAGTCCGGACCACGGAACCCGACTGGCCGAGCAGCCCGTGGCCTACCTGCTGCACCCGAACGAGGCCAACAACGACCCCACGAACTTCTGGATCTTCTCGGAAGCCGGGCTGCGCAGGCTCTTCGACCGCACCGGCTGGGAGGTGCTCGACTTCACCACGGTCGGATGCCGGACCGATTCCGATCCCGCGGCGCAGGACCGCGACGAACGGGCGTTCGCCCTGCTGCGCTCCAGGTGGGCCCAGGAGCGCTGA
- a CDS encoding putative leader peptide yields the protein MLGRIDRSVPQGEQSFRATVVAGNLRTVHVLLTSRRAVDLCRVGSSLCCRR from the coding sequence GTGCTCGGCCGCATCGACAGATCCGTCCCACAGGGTGAACAATCTTTCCGAGCAACGGTCGTGGCGGGTAATCTCCGAACCGTGCACGTACTGCTGACCTCCAGGCGCGCGGTGGACCTGTGTCGCGTTGGGAGCAGCCTGTGTTGCAGGCGATGA
- a CDS encoding DUF1416 domain-containing protein translates to MNVTSGCGAPDQSGAVSTDTGDQTVLAGKVRSAGQPVGGAFVRLLNPSGDFTAEVVTSDEGDFRFYAAEGTWTVRALHRDGSGESTVSPEGPGLHQVDIAVA, encoded by the coding sequence GTGAACGTGACCAGCGGATGCGGAGCACCGGACCAGTCCGGTGCCGTGAGCACGGACACCGGGGACCAGACGGTCCTCGCGGGCAAGGTCCGTTCGGCCGGGCAGCCGGTCGGCGGTGCCTTCGTCCGCCTGCTGAACCCCTCCGGTGACTTCACCGCCGAGGTGGTCACCTCGGACGAGGGGGATTTCCGGTTCTACGCCGCAGAGGGGACCTGGACCGTGCGGGCCCTGCACCGGGACGGCAGCGGCGAATCCACGGTCTCGCCCGAAGGACCCGGGCTGCATCAGGTGGACATCGCGGTGGCTTGA
- a CDS encoding asparaginase, protein MNEHGSPVPLVEMVRGDIVEGLHHGSVVVLAPDGRVKHSRGGADQPMYPRSANKPAQAVGMIRSGLELTEDADVALAASSHSGEPEHLLRTRELLNRHDLTEDALRCPTDWPLREAERDQRASEGFGKQRITMNCSGKHAAMLATCAQRGWALEDYLDTKHPLQVDLHETVSELAGEPVAATSVDGCGAPLFAVSLTGLARTFRTMVTAQPGTPQRRVADAMRAHPWLVAGTDREDTLLMRAVDGLLSKSGVEGVLALALPDGHAVAVKIADGSARARLPVAVAALRSVGVASEELDALAETPVLGGGRTVGKVRPTADLFG, encoded by the coding sequence TTGAACGAGCACGGTAGCCCGGTACCGCTGGTCGAAATGGTTCGCGGGGACATCGTGGAGGGCCTGCACCACGGTTCGGTCGTCGTCCTCGCCCCGGACGGCCGGGTGAAGCACTCGCGCGGCGGGGCCGACCAGCCCATGTACCCCCGCTCGGCGAACAAACCGGCCCAGGCCGTCGGCATGATCCGCTCCGGACTGGAGCTGACCGAGGACGCCGACGTCGCGCTGGCGGCCTCCTCGCACAGCGGCGAGCCGGAGCACCTGCTGCGAACGCGTGAGCTGCTCAACCGGCACGACCTGACCGAGGACGCCCTGCGGTGCCCGACGGACTGGCCGCTGCGGGAGGCGGAGCGGGACCAGCGCGCCTCCGAGGGGTTCGGCAAGCAGCGCATCACGATGAACTGCTCGGGCAAGCACGCCGCGATGCTGGCGACCTGCGCGCAGCGGGGCTGGGCGCTGGAGGACTACCTCGACACCAAGCACCCGCTGCAGGTGGACCTGCACGAGACCGTTTCCGAGCTGGCGGGCGAGCCGGTCGCCGCCACCTCGGTGGACGGGTGCGGCGCCCCCTTGTTCGCCGTCTCGCTGACCGGTCTGGCGCGCACGTTCCGGACGATGGTCACCGCACAACCGGGGACTCCGCAGCGCAGGGTGGCCGACGCCATGCGCGCGCACCCCTGGCTGGTCGCGGGCACCGACCGGGAGGACACGTTGCTCATGCGCGCGGTCGACGGTCTGCTCAGCAAATCGGGCGTCGAGGGGGTGCTGGCCCTGGCGTTGCCGGACGGTCACGCGGTGGCGGTCAAGATCGCGGACGGTTCGGCGCGGGCGAGGCTGCCCGTGGCAGTGGCCGCGCTGCGCTCGGTCGGGGTCGCCAGCGAGGAGCTGGACGCACTGGCCGAGACCCCCGTGCTCGGCGGTGGGCGCACCGTGGGGAAGGTTCGCCCAACGGCCGACCTCTTTGGTTGA
- a CDS encoding DUF4395 domain-containing protein, with protein MSTDARVDPRGVRFTAWVTSGILAVGLVTGSWRVLAAQTALFALCAFVGLRTNPWGHLYRRTLRPRLGEVPEAEHEDPRPVRFSQGIGFAFALLATMGYAAGWTSLGVVANALALVAALLNAAFGYCLGCQLYPVVRRLVPAGSPTETR; from the coding sequence ATGTCCACCGATGCCCGTGTCGATCCACGCGGTGTTCGATTCACGGCATGGGTCACCAGCGGCATCCTCGCCGTCGGGCTGGTAACGGGTAGCTGGCGCGTGCTCGCGGCGCAGACCGCGTTGTTCGCGCTCTGCGCGTTCGTCGGACTGCGCACGAACCCCTGGGGCCACCTGTACCGGCGGACGCTCCGACCTCGCTTGGGCGAAGTCCCCGAGGCGGAGCACGAGGACCCCCGACCGGTCCGCTTCTCCCAGGGGATCGGGTTCGCCTTCGCCCTGCTGGCCACTATGGGGTACGCGGCGGGGTGGACCTCCCTCGGCGTCGTCGCGAACGCGCTGGCCCTGGTGGCCGCACTGCTCAACGCAGCCTTCGGCTACTGCCTCGGATGCCAGCTGTATCCGGTGGTCAGGCGGCTGGTACCCGCCGGATCACCCACCGAGACCCGCTGA
- a CDS encoding transcriptional repressor, translating into MRMTPQRQLVLDSVRELAHATPEQVCKHIQRTAPTVNITTVYRALDLLEELGLVRHTHLGHGAPTYSVEEHEHVHLVCHRCGDIDEVPCELLDELGKSLDRERGFALDATHLALSGTCGKCRTAGEEDRSASEDRPPRDT; encoded by the coding sequence ATGCGCATGACCCCCCAGCGGCAGCTGGTGCTCGACTCCGTGCGCGAACTCGCCCACGCCACCCCGGAGCAGGTGTGCAAGCACATCCAGCGAACGGCTCCCACGGTCAACATCACCACCGTCTACCGGGCGCTCGACCTGCTGGAGGAGCTCGGACTGGTCCGGCACACTCACCTGGGGCACGGCGCGCCCACCTACTCGGTCGAGGAGCACGAGCACGTGCACCTGGTCTGCCATCGTTGCGGTGACATAGACGAGGTGCCGTGCGAGCTGCTCGACGAGCTGGGCAAATCGCTCGACCGGGAGCGCGGGTTCGCCCTGGACGCCACCCATCTCGCCCTGTCCGGCACTTGCGGCAAGTGCCGCACCGCCGGGGAGGAGGATCGGAGCGCCTCCGAGGACCGTCCCCCTCGGGACACGTGA
- a CDS encoding aminodeoxychorismate lyase encodes MRVLALLDGSVADPESPLLRADDLGVQRGDGAFETILVVDGRPRELEAHLDRLERSARLLEMTLPERADWERAVRAVTDQWPWDAESEMALKLVCTRGVDGGDGTPTAFASGQSISAELLRKRAEGISVVTLERGIDPGMMERAPWLLLSAKTLSYAVNMAALREAERRGADEVVFTATDDSVLEGPTSNVVLAEGDTLVTPPPSAGILRGTTQGALFAAASEAGWNTAVEPVSVERLHQADGVWLASSIRRIVQVHTVDGAAIRADRELDERVRQLYESLY; translated from the coding sequence ATGCGTGTTCTGGCTTTGCTCGACGGCAGCGTCGCCGATCCGGAGAGTCCGCTGCTGCGGGCCGACGACCTCGGCGTCCAGCGCGGTGACGGCGCTTTCGAGACGATCCTGGTGGTCGACGGCCGTCCGCGGGAGCTGGAAGCCCACCTGGACCGGCTCGAACGCTCCGCGCGGCTGTTGGAGATGACGCTTCCGGAACGCGCCGACTGGGAGCGCGCCGTGCGCGCGGTGACGGACCAGTGGCCGTGGGACGCGGAATCCGAGATGGCGTTGAAACTGGTCTGCACCCGCGGGGTCGACGGTGGTGACGGAACCCCGACCGCCTTCGCCTCCGGGCAGTCGATTTCTGCGGAACTGCTGCGCAAGAGGGCCGAGGGGATTTCGGTCGTGACGCTGGAGCGCGGGATCGACCCGGGGATGATGGAGCGCGCCCCCTGGCTGCTCCTCTCGGCCAAGACGCTGTCCTACGCGGTGAACATGGCCGCCCTGCGGGAAGCCGAACGTCGCGGGGCGGACGAGGTCGTGTTCACGGCCACCGACGACTCGGTGCTGGAAGGCCCCACCTCGAACGTGGTGCTGGCCGAGGGAGACACCCTGGTCACACCGCCTCCGAGCGCGGGGATCCTGCGCGGCACCACCCAGGGAGCCCTGTTCGCGGCGGCCTCCGAAGCGGGGTGGAACACCGCTGTCGAACCCGTCTCGGTCGAACGCCTCCACCAGGCCGACGGGGTGTGGCTGGCCTCCAGCATCCGCAGGATCGTCCAGGTGCACACCGTGGACGGGGCGGCGATCAGGGCGGATCGAGAGCTGGATGAGCGGGTGCGCCAGCTCTACGAATCCCTCTACTGA
- a CDS encoding YgfZ/GcvT domain-containing protein has product MNSPLLELPGAVPAPEDSLDSGVPWHFGDPFGEQRAAVRNAVVVDRSHRQVIAVPGEERLSWLHLVLSQHLTELADDRGTEALVLDSQGRVDSHMMVAHHDEVVYLDCEAGSTATSALPTMGTDGTQSLFEYLEAMRFWSAVEPRDATGEFAVFTVIGPGATNVLEEAGVTEPPTEPYGVAALPGGGLVRQVPFRQVYTADLLVPRDSMVDWWMRLTGAGARKAGTMAYEALRVEALRPRVGVDTDDRAIPHELGWIHTAAHVAKGCYRGQETVAKVHNVGKPPRRMLLLHLDGSLEIRPETGDPVHRGERSVGRVGSVVLHHELGPVALALIKRSAPVDEQFTAGDSEQERAIAATVDPDSVPPDTGEPPGRIAMQGLRGQ; this is encoded by the coding sequence TTGAACTCACCTTTGCTCGAACTGCCGGGCGCGGTCCCCGCGCCGGAGGACTCGCTCGATTCGGGAGTGCCGTGGCACTTCGGCGACCCGTTCGGCGAGCAGCGCGCGGCCGTCCGCAACGCCGTCGTGGTGGACCGCTCGCACCGCCAGGTCATCGCCGTACCCGGTGAGGAACGTCTGAGCTGGCTGCACCTGGTGCTGTCCCAGCACCTCACCGAGCTGGCCGACGACCGGGGCACCGAGGCGCTCGTGCTGGACAGCCAGGGGCGGGTGGACAGCCACATGATGGTGGCGCACCACGACGAGGTCGTCTACCTGGACTGCGAAGCGGGCTCCACCGCCACCAGCGCGCTGCCCACCATGGGCACGGACGGCACTCAGTCGCTCTTCGAGTACCTGGAGGCGATGCGGTTCTGGTCCGCGGTCGAACCGCGCGACGCGACCGGGGAGTTCGCCGTGTTCACGGTCATCGGGCCCGGGGCGACCAACGTGCTCGAAGAGGCCGGAGTGACCGAACCGCCCACCGAGCCCTACGGAGTCGCCGCGCTGCCGGGTGGCGGGCTGGTTCGGCAGGTCCCGTTCCGGCAGGTCTACACCGCCGACCTGCTGGTGCCGCGGGACTCGATGGTCGACTGGTGGATGCGGCTGACCGGAGCCGGAGCCCGCAAGGCCGGAACCATGGCCTACGAGGCGCTGCGGGTCGAGGCGCTGCGCCCCCGGGTGGGGGTGGACACCGACGATCGGGCCATCCCGCACGAGCTGGGGTGGATCCACACGGCCGCACACGTGGCCAAGGGCTGCTACCGCGGCCAGGAGACGGTGGCCAAGGTGCACAACGTGGGCAAGCCTCCGCGCCGGATGCTGCTGCTGCACCTCGACGGCTCGCTGGAGATCCGTCCCGAGACCGGGGATCCGGTGCACCGCGGGGAACGTTCCGTGGGCCGGGTGGGCAGCGTCGTGCTGCACCACGAGCTCGGCCCGGTCGCGCTGGCGCTGATAAAGCGCTCGGCCCCGGTCGACGAGCAGTTCACGGCCGGTGACTCCGAGCAGGAGCGGGCCATCGCGGCCACGGTCGACCCCGACTCGGTGCCTCCGGACACCGGGGAACCGCCGGGGCGGATCGCCATGCAGGGGCTGCGCGGACAGTGA
- a CDS encoding sulfurtransferase produces MSREQVLVTTDWAEQNLDTDGVVFAEVDEDTTAYDNGHIRGAVKLDWRNELQDHVRRDFVGRDDFGALLSSKGISNDDTVILYGGNNNWFAAYAYWYFKLYGHNDVRLLDGGRKKWELDGRELTKDVPERPRTNYVAADPDNSIRAFRDEVVEAINNRNLVDVRSPDEFSGKLLAPAHLPQEAAQRGGHIPSAINVPWSRAANEDGTFKSEEELRKVYNEAGLDESKNTIAYCRIGERSSHTWFVLHELLGHQDVKNYDGSWTEYGSLVGVPIENPSEQEG; encoded by the coding sequence ATGAGTCGTGAACAGGTCCTGGTCACAACCGACTGGGCCGAGCAGAACCTGGACACCGACGGGGTCGTGTTCGCCGAGGTCGACGAGGACACCACGGCCTACGACAACGGACACATCAGGGGAGCGGTCAAGCTCGACTGGCGCAACGAGCTGCAGGACCACGTCCGGCGCGACTTCGTCGGCCGCGACGACTTCGGCGCGCTGCTCTCCTCCAAGGGAATCTCGAACGACGACACCGTGATCCTCTACGGCGGCAACAACAACTGGTTCGCCGCCTACGCCTACTGGTACTTCAAGCTCTACGGCCACAACGACGTCCGGCTGCTCGACGGCGGCCGCAAGAAGTGGGAGCTGGACGGCCGCGAGCTGACCAAGGACGTACCGGAGCGCCCGCGCACCAACTACGTCGCCGCCGACCCCGACAACTCCATCCGCGCGTTCCGCGACGAGGTCGTCGAGGCGATCAACAACCGCAACCTCGTCGACGTCCGCTCGCCCGACGAGTTCTCCGGCAAGCTGCTCGCCCCCGCCCACCTTCCGCAGGAGGCGGCCCAGCGCGGCGGGCACATCCCCTCCGCCATCAACGTCCCGTGGAGCCGCGCGGCCAACGAGGACGGCACCTTCAAGTCGGAGGAGGAGCTGCGCAAGGTCTACAACGAGGCGGGCCTGGACGAGTCCAAGAACACCATCGCCTACTGCCGGATCGGCGAGCGCTCCTCGCACACCTGGTTCGTGCTCCACGAGCTGCTCGGACACCAGGACGTGAAGAACTACGACGGCTCCTGGACCGAGTACGGCTCGCTGGTCGGCGTGCCGATCGAGAACCCGAGCGAGCAGGAGGGGTGA